The region TATGCGAAGCTGCCGAGCTGGTTCAAGGTGCCCACGCCACTAGGGCCTTACAACCCGGACTGGGCTATCTTGTTCGACCACGATGGCACGCAGCGTTTGTATTTCGTCGTCGAGACCAAGAGCAGCCTGTTCACCGACGACCTGCGCAGCAAGGAAGATGCCAAGATCGAATGCGGCAAGGCGCATTTCGCGGCGTTGGAGGGGGGCGCGAACCCAGCCCGCTACCTTGTGGCTACGTCTTTTAGCGATGTGCTCAAGACGATTGAGTGAGATTGGCATATTTTGCTAATGGATTGCTACGAGAGATACTTGTATTCTCGAGACGTCCTTAGCATGCTAGTCACTGCACGTTTTCCTGGGCATGCGACTGGATGACAGCGATGAGCTTGGGAAAAATCTTGGGGAAAATTATCCCCGATTTTCTTCCCAAACTTTCCTTCGCTTGCCTAATTCTGCAAGTGGGAATATGATGTAAATTCAAGGAGTTACAGTAAAATAAGCCAGTTTTCGTAGTCGTCTAACGAGCCTCCGAAGCCAAGGGTCGTGGGTTCGATCCCCGCCAGCCGCACCAAGTTTCCTTCCTGTTTTTTGCTTGAATGGCAGTTGTTGCGCCAGCCTCAGTGCGCCTAAAGCTGTGCTGGCTGCTTGTGCTTTTGCAATGTCGCGCAGCGCCTGGCTTGCGGCATTGCAGGCGAGCATATCCAAACCGGTATCGAAGCGCTGCAAAAAATGATTGGCGCGGCTTTCGTTGACCCCCTAAGATCAACGCAGGCACGCGCACGACTTTCTATATGGCATGCGCTTGATCGACCGATAAAAAACATACCGAGACGACACCTCCATGCACACTGACGCTGCTGTTCTTTCCGTGACCTCCGCGCCTTTCGGCAACCTGCCCGATGGCTCTCCCGTGACCGCCCATACGCTCGCCAACCGCCACGGCATGCAAGTCAAGGTGCTGGACTTCGGCGCCATCATCAGCGAAGTCCATGTGCCGGATCGCAACGGCGTGCTGGCCGATGTGGTGCTGGGTTTTGACCATATCGAACCGTATCTGGCCAACTCGGCCTTCCTGGGGGCGGTAATCGGGCGCTTTGGCAACCGGATTGCCAAGGGGCAGTTCAGCCTCGATGGCAAGAGTTATCAGCTGGCGATCAACAATGCGCCGAATCATTTGCATGGCGGCGAACAAGGTTTTCACCAGGTGTTGTGGCAGGCGGCGCCGTTTAAAACGGACGATGCGGTGGGCATTAGCTTTACGCGCAGCAGCCCCGATGGCGAAGATGGTTATCCGGGCAAGCTCGATGTCACGCTGGTGTATGAGCTGAACAATGACAATGCCTTGAGCCTGCGCTATCACGCCGTGACCGACCAGGCCACGCCCGTCAATCTCACCAACCACAGCTATTTCAACCTGGCGGGGCAGGGCGATATGCTGGCGCACGAGATCGTCATCCATGCGGACCGCTACACGCCGGTGGACGCCGGTTCGATACCCACCGGCGAACTGGCCGATGTGGCCGGCACGCCGTTCGACCTGCGCACGCCGACCGCGATCGGCGCCGGGATTGCCTTTGATCACCCACAGATCGGCATCGGGCGCGGCTATGACCACAACTTCGTGCTCAATAAACAGGCAGGGCAGGCATTGAACCTGGCGGCACTTGTCCGCGAGCCGCAGTCGGGGCGCGTGATGCAGGTGTATACAGAAGAGCCGGGTGTGCAGTTTTACTCGGGAAACTTCCTCGACGGCAGCCAGCCGGGCAAGGGCCGCGCCCACGGCCAGCGCAGCGCTTTTTGCCTGGAAACCCAGCATTTTCCCGATAGCCCCAACCACCCGCACTTCCCCAGCTGCATCCTGCGGCCGGGCCAGGAATACCGCTCCGCCACGGTCTACCGCTTTTCAGCGGAGTAAGCCCCCATTCCCATCCCTGCTGTCACGCCCTGCTTGCAGGGCGTGATTGTTGCCACTGTCGATATTCATTTCGGTATCGAAACGCTATAAAAATTGATTGGAAAGGCATGGCGCCTTTCTTTAGTATCGCCACATCGCTGCCCGGGGCGCTGGATTGTCGGGCATGGCACACACAGGAGAATGGCATGTCTGACACAAAAAAGAAGGTAACCCTGCGCTCGGCCGAGTGGTTCGGTTCCCAGGACAAGAACGGTTTCATGTATCGCAGCTGGATGAAAAACCAGGGCATTCCCGACCATGAATTCCAGGGCAAACCGATCATCGGCATCTGCAATACCTGGTCCGAACTGACGCCGTGCAATGCGCACTTCCGCAAGCTGGCCGAGCACGTCAAGCGCGGCATCCTGGAGGCGGGCGGTTTTCCGGTCGAATTCCCCGTGTTCTCGAACGGCGAATCGAATCTGCGCCCGACCGCCATGCTGACGCGTAACCTGGCGTCAATCGACGTCGAAGAGTCGATCCGCGGCAATCCGATGGACGGCGTGGTGCTGCTGGTCGGCTGCGACAAGACGACGCCTGCGCTGCTGATGGGCGCCGCTTCCGTCGATATCCCGACCATCGTGGTGACTGGCGGCCCGATGCTGAACGGTAAACTCAATGGCAAGAACATCGGTTCCGGCACGGCCGTGTGGCAGTTGCACGAGCAGGTCAAGGGCGGCGAAATTTCCATGCACGAATTCCTGGCCGCCGAAGCGGGCCACTCGCG is a window of Janthinobacterium sp. J1-1 DNA encoding:
- a CDS encoding aldose epimerase family protein; translation: MHTDAAVLSVTSAPFGNLPDGSPVTAHTLANRHGMQVKVLDFGAIISEVHVPDRNGVLADVVLGFDHIEPYLANSAFLGAVIGRFGNRIAKGQFSLDGKSYQLAINNAPNHLHGGEQGFHQVLWQAAPFKTDDAVGISFTRSSPDGEDGYPGKLDVTLVYELNNDNALSLRYHAVTDQATPVNLTNHSYFNLAGQGDMLAHEIVIHADRYTPVDAGSIPTGELADVAGTPFDLRTPTAIGAGIAFDHPQIGIGRGYDHNFVLNKQAGQALNLAALVREPQSGRVMQVYTEEPGVQFYSGNFLDGSQPGKGRAHGQRSAFCLETQHFPDSPNHPHFPSCILRPGQEYRSATVYRFSAE